One window of the Trifolium pratense cultivar HEN17-A07 linkage group LG2, ARS_RC_1.1, whole genome shotgun sequence genome contains the following:
- the LOC123906271 gene encoding photosystem II core complex proteins psbY, chloroplastic-like encodes MAATMAMMINSKCLNTSLPKLQNPTTKLTTTTCKITATQNQPKGLISIENTKFVSPSFAIAGAIFSSLATSDAAFAAQQIAEIAEGDNRGIALLLPLIPAIAWVLFNILQPALNQINRMRSTRGVIVGLGLGLGGLAASGMVSEASASEIGSIAEAAAAAGSDNRGTLLLFVVAPAILWVLYNILQPALNQINRMRN; translated from the coding sequence ATGGCAGCAACAATGGCAATGATGATTAACTCAAAGTGCCTAAACACAAGCCTACCCAAGTTACAAAATCCCACAACTAAgctaacaacaacaacatgcaAAATCACTGCCACTCAGAACCAACCAAAGGGTCTTATCTCAATTGAGAACACAAAATTTGTGTCACCTTCATTTGCAATTGCAGGAGCAATATTTTCATCACTTGCAACCTCCGACGCGGCTTTTGCTGCTCAACAAATAGCAGAAATAGCTGAAGGTGATAACAGAGGAATAGCACTTTTGTTGCCATTGATTCCAGCTATAGCTTGGGTTTTGTTCAATATTTTGCAGCCAGCTTTGAACCAAATCAACCGTATGCGTAGCACAAGAGGAGTTATTGTTGGGCTTGGTCTTGGGCTTGGTGGGCTTGCAGCTTCAGGTATGGTGTCAGAAGCATCGGCTAGCGAGATTGGTTCGATTGCTGAAGCTGCTGCTGCAGCAGGAAGTGACAACAGGGGTACACTTCTGTTGTTTGTGGTTGCTCCAGCTATACTTTGGGTGCTTTACAATATTTTGCAGCCTGCTCTCAACCAGATCAATAGGATGAGAAACTAG